TTATTCAGGATATGAAAGGTCTGGATAAGTCTAAAAGTTTTATTAATAAAACTAAGAACACGATAAATCTAGTTTTTCAGTGGGGGATTGATCACAGGCATATTAAAGATGCTTTTATCAGTCCGGTACAGGGGATTAAAATAGATAAACGTGAAGACAAGTTTCCAGAGATACTTACTCTTAATGAGATTAGAGAATTCTTATACGAGGCAAAAAGGCGAAACCATGATTGGTATCCAATCTGGGCAATGGCACTTTTAACTGGAATGCGTAGTGGTGAACTTTATGCACTTGAGTGGAATGACGTAGACTTTGAACATAAAGTCATTCGTGTAACGAAGTCATTTAATAAGAGACTTAAAGAAACAAAATCCACTAAGGCAGGCTATTGGAGAAATGTTCCTGTATCAGATGAGCTTAATTTACTTCTTATTGAGCTTAAATCTTTAACTGGTAGTGGTAGTGGTAGATTTCTACTGCCTAGAAATAGGCAATGGGACAGAGGAGATCAAAGTAGACCGTTGAGATCATTTTTAAATGAGATCGGACTACCTTCTGTAAAGTTCCATACTCTAAGAGCATGTTTTGCAACTCAGTTATTGGCCGACGGTGTAGAAATGTCGAAAGTCATGAAGATCGGAGGCTGGAAAGATATCAAAACCATGCAGATCTATTTGCGTTTAGCAGGTGTAGATGAGCAGGGAGCTACAAATAGCTTAAGATTTCTTCCAAGTGACGAGGCCGTTATGGGCCATGTGGTGGAGCTGTTTAAATTTCGTGAATAATAATAAGGGGTTAGGTAACTAGCCCCTTTATTTATTATTGAATAAACGTGACATGTCACAATGTAGTACATTATGAGAAATGTATTGTGGATTTAGCTTGTAAGTGATTGAATAGGTTAAGATTTTAAATTTTCAGTAGTACATAATTACAAATGTCTTGTTAAGTATGTTAAGATTAAGTATAAGCATCCGATAACTTGTTTAGAGTTTGTTTATATAGAAAAGGATACTAAGGTGGAAACGTCAAAAAGAGATATGATTCAGATTGATGGGGCTTATTTAAAAGCTCGAATCAAAGACAGAGAACTTATGTTGAAGGACTCTCAAGATCTGTTTGGTATTTCGAGGACTAGACTTAGTACCTGTATTAATGAAAATACCATTAATAGAAAGCTGTTATACAAAATAGCTTCAAAGTTGAAGTTAAGTAAAAGTGAATTTAATGAGGCTATGGGCCAAAAACCTCTTCAAGTATTTTTTAGAAAGGAAAGACTAGAAGAGCCTCATATTGAAGAGATTGAAAAGGTTAGGAGCTTTGTCTCTACTTTTATAAAGGTTTTTGAATTTAAAAAACCAGAAGAAGCACTTCCAACGTTTAACCATTTAAACGCAGCAGATTTGGCAAAACAAATTAGAAAAACACTTTCTATAGTCTCAGCAAGTGTTTCAATAG
The window above is part of the Halobacteriovorax sp. HLS genome. Proteins encoded here:
- a CDS encoding site-specific integrase produces the protein MSIKEYQEDGKTLFSVYVHVKSNVDPLIRVQRRKRNLKTYKEAVKEETRIIKEALKELGSREEKGGTWERVIELWYYDQIHNDFEGRYTNKFTIDDYYRMLRRYTKCWLKKRPSEITRGDARKVIQDMKGLDKSKSFINKTKNTINLVFQWGIDHRHIKDAFISPVQGIKIDKREDKFPEILTLNEIREFLYEAKRRNHDWYPIWAMALLTGMRSGELYALEWNDVDFEHKVIRVTKSFNKRLKETKSTKAGYWRNVPVSDELNLLLIELKSLTGSGSGRFLLPRNRQWDRGDQSRPLRSFLNEIGLPSVKFHTLRACFATQLLADGVEMSKVMKIGGWKDIKTMQIYLRLAGVDEQGATNSLRFLPSDEAVMGHVVELFKFRE